The window aTAATGGCCCATGGTGACAactctggtcactgttttgaactctgctgcctggTGGCCAGACACACTGGCACACATCTGTTTGCTCGGTGTGGAGAGCTCACAAAGCTACCGCCCCGCTGAGCACGCTGGCTCCAGGCAGGAAATCCGCCCCTGCCTGGGTTACACGGGAGGTGATGGATCTCCTGGGtcggtggggagaggaggccgtGGAGTCACCGCTCCGCTCCAGCCACAGGACCTTTGGCATGTACGGCCAGATGGCTCAGGGCATGGTGGGGAAGGGCTCTGTAGGGATGCACAGCAGTGAGGTGTAAAAATCAAGGAGCAGCGGCAGGCATAGCAggaggcaagggaggccaaccaCCCTTCTGGTTTGGAGCCACAGATATGCCACTTCTACGAGGAGCTGCATGTATCCCCGGCGGCGGCCCCACCCCGATCGTCAAGCACCCCCTGGATACTTCGGGGGACCTGGAGGGAACCCTGAGGACAACGTGCTTGtcgaggagaaggaggaggaggagggacaggcaaTAGGGAGATTCGGGGCAAGGCAAGCCGGAACCTCTTTCCGAGTTCTGAGCAGTCTAGCCACTCCCAGCCGTCCAGCTCTGGCGAGCCTGGCCCAAGGGAGGGAACATCAGATTAGGACTCAGTTTGCTTCAATATTTCAGGGACGCTTCTGTTCATTTACTACTTCTTTAATCAAGCTAACGGGATAGTGAAATGACCACTAGAGGTACGGTTGCTGACTGCGTCTCATTCCCCAGTAacgctgggcagggtggggggccctGCAGAATACTTTGTTCGTGTGCCCCAGGATGTTCCATGAATGCTCCATAGAGATCGCGAGGGAACTCTCCTGGAAGGAATCTGCAACGCTCTGCCAAAGGTTTCTCGGGAAGGCTGCCTTGTTTCTTGCCCCAGGGTAGGACGTGTTGCCACGCCACGGAGCAatgacttcagcaggcaccattgcagcccACAGGCTAGTAGCATACGGACCTGGTCTGCAGCTAGATGCATGCAGGAGCTGCTTCGTGCAGCCTCGGTTACCCTCAGGAGCGAGATATCCGCTACGATCACCACCGCTTGTGGAAAACCCTGCCGGTATTCAGTACAAGAGCTCTATGCGCTTGTCCTGGTACCACAGTGCTaccccccacatcccaactctcctcctccccgccccccgggccgtGCTCACCATGGCTGCGGCTGCCACCGTGCTCCGAGTCCCAAAGGAGAGTGAGAAAGTTGTTTGGATCAAGGGGTGTAAGTGCACGGACAATAGCTGCTCTGTCCATTGTTGCTTTAGCAGGTGCAGAGGTGGCCTTGAGGGGCTCTTCATGCACCCCCGACGGAGCGGCTCGGCCAGataaggaggaagaggaagaagaggacaaAGGAAGACGAGGTCCAGGAGCCTCTGGTGCTTCGGCGCGTGAGCAGAGGGCATGGAGGGTGGCGCTCAATGCAGAACGCCGGGGTGGAGTGCTTGGGGACTGCTGCAGCCCCGGAAGACACAGGGAATGGGGGAGCGGAGGGAGGTCCCGGATTGCTGTTTCTGCTCGAACTAAGCTCTGTATGATTGGAATATTCAGACAGAATTCAAACAAACCTCAAACATAGGCCTCTGTTTCAGAGAGAGATTCTTTACATTTGTATCCAGGGTTTCGTTGTCGAGCGCTGTCACTCCCATGCAGCAGTCGGCAGAAAGAGGTgcgattctcccccccccccgcctccccaatGCCATTTCTCTTTCTATCAGGACTTGTGCCCCTGTGCAAGAGGAAAGGATTTGATCCCCTTTGCTTATGACTTCTCTGAAGCAACTAGCTCTTATGCAATCAGTtgtaaatacatttcagttgcACTACTCCACATGGGAGGTGGGTATAATAGGCtccgcctctccccctccctgctctgccccttccccaaggcccccactGCCCACCACCACCTGGTTAGTCCCTCCtcactcctctcctccactccaacccccctctccggaagtccccactgctctcctctcctcacccctcctcccccgtgAGACCCCTCCTGCcacgtccttccctcctccatcccccttccccacgAGACCGCCCCACTCACTGCGTCCCTCCCTACCCCTCCTCATCATTCCCCAtaattgtgaacatttaaatcattAACAATCTTAACaagacttaaaaacaaacatctgcaTTATCCGTCCAAATGCTCCGAAAATCAAAATCagattctgccaagcctatttatgCAGCTCAGGGGTCTTTGCTTTGGAGTTTCCAGATGCAGGTATTTAGTCGACAATGGGTTTTTCTCCAGTCACAGTGTCCAAGGGATGGATTCCAGGTGGGTCATTTTAAATTCCCTTCATGccaagtatttcctaggaaacccactTCAGACGTATTGTCccccaaagccctttgaagttcTGAAGCCTTCCCAGATATTGCTTtagtcaggcctggtctacacttaataTTTTGATCAAGCTCCATTGCTCAGCGCTATGAAAAAACTTGTGCCCTGAGCTCTGTAGCTCGGTCAGCCTAACCCCCCGCAGAGACGTAGGTAGGTTGATGGGTGAAGTCTTCTAGCTTCAGCCTCCTCGAGGAGTTACACACAATTCCACAGCGACACAAACCTACCGGCGTTTGAAGTACAACGCCCCCCGTAAAGGTCTTAAATGGAAGCCAAGAAGGTTAATttcataaggtttgtccaggatactGCAGGACATCGCCATAGCTGTCACACCAAGTGCTGGGAGTTGGGGAGTACGACAGCTGCCTTTCATTCAGGAAAAAGGTCAAACTTGGAACCCAGACCTGAAAACAGAGGAGTCAtttctcctccagccccagaatcagacggacacacacattaacagagcgcggctgagaggaccgggttaatcagcactcccaagctgtcaccctcctaTGCCATGGGCACCGCACCGGAATAGAGGACACCTGAGCGGGCGGGGTCGAGCAGCCCTTTCTATCTGCCACCCTCCTAggccccaggttcagcacgtccctagcCCCACTTCACGATACTATGGTTCTGGtcgtaacccacttgatgagcaaaccccacgggatttttgggcgctgcagggatctttagcttagggaTGAGGAGCGTCGCTGCAGAGCGAatgaggaagacaaaaaaacacccacaaggggaagacagagagagagagaagcaaccagcttaaccatgaaagttatttcttgccaggtaataacctggggagccaaacaaacaaaacagtattcatattaaatctaacttaaatttgattataaaattcaggtttagaaaactataactgatcacacaagtgaCATGGTCAATGTGCATGACGGGCAAGGAAGGTGTGGTGTGAGATGGGGTCCCACTCgaggagaggggtcagagagtCAGCCGCAAAAGCACAGCAAGAAGGAGCCTGGGGATTGTGGCAGAGGGACCAGCACTATTCCAAGTGATGGGGGTAGATGGACGGACACTGCTCGCAGTGATGGTGGTAGGGGGACTGGCACTGTTCAGAGTGAAGTTCACCACTCTGAAAGTCACACCAGGCACATTCTTCTGGATCCAATCGTTGTGGGCATTCGGGCGGTTGTAGACCGCAGGGTAATCGGGAGAAACTGTAAGTACCCCATTCACCTTTCTCGCCAGTAACCAGCTCACAATCCCAGCTAGGTACCAGGTCCCATTCTCTTCACACACCAGGGGTCCCCCAGAGTCACCCTAGAGACAGGGAAAGAAATAGGGTTGGAAGAGGGACCAGCCTCCATCGTCCAAAAGGGACATGTTGGATTCTCCATCCATCGATGGCTTCATATCCCGCTGGCTCCCTTTCTGGGAGATGCTTTACCCAGACACAAGTCTCTGGGCTCAGGAAAGGGGTAACTGGGTGCGGTTGTGGGctgggttatacaggaggtcagactgaatgGACGAACCCTGCTGTCTTTATACTCTATGACGCATCCTCAATTCCAAGGGCTGACTTGTCTAAACACTGGGGAGTGAAgtcagggctcagcccctccatcCAGGCCCACTGTTTGATGGGTCACCCCCTGCCCCTGACACACAATACCAAGTGAACAGGGCGAAAGGGCCAGGAATagtgggggccctgatctcagtcagagaatctcacccaggcAGTTCCTTTATAGCCTTCCATGGACCCAGAACACATCATGTCATCTTTAATGGGGTTGTCACCCTCAGGCTTTTGTAATGCTTCCCGGTAGCGATCATTGCAGACAGTGGAGTCTATGGTGAGCACCTCCAGCTCTTGCAGAATCTCCGCTCCGGGAGAATTCACTGAAATGAAAGGTCCGAGGGTAGGGTGACTCACACGGCATGAGTGTTTTAAAATTttgagccttgtctacacacagttgGCCCTGATTTGGTTCAGTGGGTTTTAATCTCAGAGGAGATGCTGCTCAGTTCCAGGCCAGCACTATACACATGGCAGTAAGGATATAACGAGGTGTGTGATTTGATAATGCTGGATGCCAGCTGGCGGCCACCTCTGACACTGCTTCCTATTGGTCTAGAACCAGCATCGGTAAATATACTGGTGCCATCTACACCAATAGGAGTGTTCTAAAACCATATTAGGGCTCACATacaaccccccaacccccaaatagGAACATCCATTCCTTGTGCCGGGAATTGAATCTCCCAAGTTGACCTGCAGCCACTAGATGGTGACGttgctcaaacacacacacataaaacagATCGAAGCCAAACTGGTGCACTGTCTTTGTGAAGTGTAGCCCTGAGAGTGGCTATTTTTAGGTGAGCTTAAACCTGTTGAGAAATGAGCTAAGATAAAATGGGACGACACAGGTTTAAAGCAAAATAGGAGCATTGGCACGGCCAGAGATACCGGAGTAACTAGATTGTGtcatagggcatgtctacactcaggagctgctgcaatcgatgcagcgagTGTCGATTTaacgggtctggtgaagacacgctaaatcAATGtaagagcactctcccatcgatttgtgtactccacctccccgagaagcgTACGGGAAGTCAACGGGAGACGCTCTCTCGTCgacacagcacagtgtagacaccgcatTAAGTGGATCTAACCACATCGATTTCAGTTATGTTATTCATGTAAATGAACATGTGTAACAGATTGATTTAgcacggtagtgtagaccagcccttaataTCACACTTAGGAAGGGTGCATAACTGTGCGTTTAGAATCACAAGCATAGAGCTGCAGTTATATCACCGTCTAACTGTATAAATGTGCCTGTCGAACTGCATATCTGtataactaggcttggcagaattcaatttttcttttacttttttataattttgatgacTCATATTGATGTTGGGCTTTAAGAAtaggtgaaggggtaaataacatttccccagtccctttctccacaccagtcatgagaTTATGGACATATATCACATCCCCACCTGTGAGTGTATATGTGTACAGTCGTAATGCTGTGCCTATATAACCATATAACAGTGTAACCCTGGCTGTATAACCATGTAACCGTGTATCTTTCAGTCTATCTGTGTACATATGGGGCTACAAAATCACCCAGCCTGTTACCTTCATCCGGTGCTGGgaccttcccctgcccttcccctctctAACAGCTACGAGTCTGCCTCACCTTGTGGGAGAGTGTTCCCCCAACCAGTCACCCAGCAGGGTTTCCCAGCGGGCACACGGATGGAAGCGTTGAGCAGACACACAGGGCTGATGGAGGCCGTGAATGCAATCGGCTTCTCCAGCTCCACCAGGGCGATGTCGGCAAGGAAACTGTTACTGTTGTAATTGGGATGGGGGATGATCCGCTTCACCGATGAGAACGTCTTGGTTGGGGTCTCACTGACAATCCGTTTTTCACCCAGCTGCACCCGATATGCTGAAATGGCTACGGACCTGGATGCAAAATATCCAATTTGGGAACAGTTGCCCAGCAATGCCTCACAGGGACAGCTCgcctggcactgagatgcaggcagctctggggtggagcggcTGGGGAACATCCACACAGGGATGTTGCGCACCAGGAAGCCAGTGGAACAGGAGAGGGAGTCCTTCCAGACAGCCGCGGTcactgtctctgccctgcctgggGTACTCACGGATCGAAGCAATGAGCTGCTGACACCACCCAGCTCTCAGAGATGAGCGAGCCGCCGCAGATGTGGAAGCCATTTTGCTGCATGCTGACCTGCCAGGGCCAGGCCCTGTCCTTGGCATCTTGACCATTGAAGATGCGCCCTGAGACCGAACGCTTGCCACAGCCtgggaagaaaagaaggaaactggCATTATCCCCGGGCAAGGGAGCTAAAGTGGGGAGAGTGTAAATAATTATAAATACTACCTGACGATAAGAGACCAACTCGTTCCCCTCCTAGAGCCTGGGATAGAACccggagtcctggttcccagccacaCTCTGGTTCCACATGTCCAGGGCAGGTAACACTGGCGTTTTACTCTGGGCACCTTACCTGTCTCATTCCAACTCCCATGAGCACTGGGACGCTTTTCAGGGTGACCCAC of the Eretmochelys imbricata isolate rEreImb1 chromosome 6, rEreImb1.hap1, whole genome shotgun sequence genome contains:
- the LOC144265865 gene encoding serine protease 27-like, whose protein sequence is MEPAGFGQDSTMQGWIMRHLCSLLTTTLLTMSLVQGCGKRSVSGRIFNGQDAKDRAWPWQVSMQQNGFHICGGSLISESWVVSAAHCFDPSVAISAYRVQLGEKRIVSETPTKTFSSVKRIIPHPNYNSNSFLADIALVELEKPIAFTASISPVCLLNASIRVPAGKPCWVTGWGNTLPQVNSPGAEILQELEVLTIDSTVCNDRYREALQKPEGDNPIKDDMMCSGSMEGYKGTAWGDSGGPLVCEENGTWYLAGIVSWLLARKVNGVLTVSPDYPAVYNRPNAHNDWIQKNVPAVPKHSTPAFCIERHPPCPLLTRRSTRGSWTSSSFVLFFLFLLIWPSRSVGGA